The genomic segment GCGCTCACCGCGATGTCGCTGATCTTTGCGGTGTTCCTCACCAACCCCGCCCCGATCTGCGTGCTCGATGAGGTGGACGCCCCGCTCGACGACGCCAATGTCGAGCGCTTCTGCAACCTGCTCGAATCCATGCGCCAGCGCACCGATACGCGCTTCCTCACCATCACCCACAACCCGATCACCATGAGCCGCATGGATCGCCTGTTCGGCGTCACCATGGCCGAGCGCGGTGTGAGCCAACTGGTGTCGGTGGACCTCAAGACCGCCGAATCGTTCCTCGAAGCGGTCTAGAGCGCCTTGAGCTGTTGGCCGAGGGCGGCTTCGTCGGGCACGAAGAGGTGCCGGCCGACCGTGTTGGTCTCATAGACGAAATCGCGCAGCGACTTGCTGGCGCCGACCTGCCCGGAGATGTCGCCAACGATCGCCAGGCGCAGCCAGTAATTCTGCAGCTTCTGGATGAATTCGCCCGCCAGGCCAGTGCGGAGTTCGAAAAACTCGGGCAGCAGCCGACCGACCGGTATCGCCACCATCTCGATCTCGAGCCCGTAGGTTCCGCCGATCACGTCCAGCGCATCGGCCGACGAGCCCAACAGGGGACCGTCCCCGGGGTAGAACTGAACGTTGATGTCGTTGATCCTGGCGGTGCGCATGCCGGCATCACTATCGGGCCCGAACCGGCGACACAAGGCGTGTCGCCGTCCGGTCAGAACAGCGAGAGCTGGTTGTCTTCCGGCTTGGCCGGCGCGAAGAGGTCGATCCGCAGCGGCGGCACCTTCTGGTTGAGGCCGTAGCGCTCGACTGCCTTTTCGTAGCGCTGGCGCAGCAGCACCGCGTAGGGGCCTTCACCCGTGAACCGCGATCCCCAGCGCGGATCGTTGTCCTTGCCGTTGCGCGTCTCGCGCACGAGGCTGAGCACATGGCGCACCCGATCGGGAAAGTGCCGCAGCAGCCATTCGCGGAAGAGGTCGCGCACTTCCCCCGGCAAGCGCACGAGGATCATGCCGGCGCCCTTGGCGCCCTGCGCCGCCGCGGCATCGAGGATGCGCTCGAGTTCCATGTCGTTGATCGCCGGGATCATCGGGGCGGCCATCACTGCCGTGGGCACCCCTGCTTCCGACAGCAGCCGGATGGCTTCCAGCCGCTTGGAGGGCGTGGATGCGCGCGGCTCCATCTTGCGCGACAGCTTGTGGTCGAGTGTCGTCACCGAGATCGCCACCCGCACCAGGTGCAGCTTGGCCAGTTCGGTCAGCAGGTCGAGATCGCGCACCACCAGCGCCGACTTGGTGGTTATGGTCACTGGATGGCGCGCTTCCAGCAGCACTTCGAGGATCGAGCGCATGATTTTGTGTTTGCGCTCGGCCGGCTGGTAGGGGTCGGTGTTGGTGCCGATGGCGATGGGCTTGGGCCTGTAGCGCGGATTGGCGAGTTCGGCCCGCAGCGCTTCGGCGGCGTTCACCTTCACATAGATGTCGCGCTCGAAATCGAGCCCGGCCGAATGGCCCAGATAGGCATGCGTCTGGCGCGCGAAGCAGTAGATGCAGCCATGCTCGCACCCACGATAGGGATTGATCGAGCGATCGAACCCGATATCGGGGCTCTCGTTGCGCGCGATGACGCTCTTGGCCCGCTCGACATGCTCGATGGTTTCGAAGATCGGCAGCGGGTCGACATTGTCCCAGCCGTCATCGAACGTCTCGCGCGTGTGCTTCTCGAACCGGCCGACGATATTGCTCTGCGCCCCGCGCCCACGGTTCTGGCCGGGGTCGACCATGGGGCGGTCGATGAGGTCGGCGTCTCGCGTATGTGCAAGCTTGTCGAGCGCCTCGAAAGATGGAGCCTGGTAGAGCGCCATGTCCGTTCTCCTGTCCGCAGGGCGAATCGTCGCCCTGGTAACGTCCCGTTAGGGATAGCGCGGAAATGAGAACAAATAAAGAACAAACGCAAGGAACGTCAGTCCGGCTGGATCACCGGCGCCGCCGCCACCCAATAGCCGGGCCACCTCTCTCGCAGGTCGTGCGCGGCCTGGTGCGCCTGTGTGCTCGAGCCGAAAAGCCCGAAAACCGTGGCACCCGAGCCGGACATGCGCGCGAGCACGCATCCTGGCGCCCGCGCCAGCGTGTCCCGCAACGCGCCGATCACCGGCACCATGGCGATGGCAGGCGGCTCGAGATCGTTGCGGGTCTCAGCCAGCCAGATTCCGAGCTGGGCCGGACGTGTCAGGGGCTCGGGCAGATCGGGCAAGCCGTCGTTCTCATGCACCTGCAGGCGCCGGAAGACGTCGGCCGTCACCACCGGAACCAGCGGATTGACCAGCACGACATGGGTCTGGGGAAAGCTCGAAAGCGCCGTCACGCGCTCGCCAACCCCCTGGGCGCGGCAGGGTCGAGAAAGCAGGCACATCGGCACGTCGGCGCCGAGCCTGGCGGCGACTGCCATCAACTCGTGTTCGGGTAAGAGGGCAGGGCCCAGCGACGCCATGAGGCGCAACACCGCCGCCGCGTCGGCCGAGCCCCCTCCCAGCCCCGCGGCGACCGGCAGGTTCTTCCTCAGGTTGAACGCAAGCCGCGCAGGCACGTGATCGGGCCAAGTGGCCCGGAAGGCCGCCACGGCGCGCAGCACCAGGTTGCCTTCCCCACTGGTCAGACCCGTTCCGAAGGGCCCCGAAATCGAGAGCTTGTCCTCGTTCGCCGGGAAAGCCTCGATCTCGTCGGCCACGTCCGCGAACACCACGAGGCTATCGAGCTCGTGATAGCCGTCAGGGCGCCGCCCCGCGATGTGCAGGGCGAGGTTGATCTTGGCGGGTGCCGTCTCGACGAACGCTTCCGTCACGGCGCGCTACTGGGTAGCGGCGACCGGATCGAGCCCGTTGGCCAGTTTCGGCTTCACGCGCTCCTTGACGTTCCCTTCCTGATCGACGCTGAGCGCGATGTTCCACTGGAACCGTGCCTCGAGCGTGCGCCCGGCGCGCCAATAAGCGTCGCCCAGGTGATCGTTGATCTCCGGATCGTTCGGGCGAAGCTGCACGGCCTGCTCGAGGTAACGCACGGCGTCGTCGTATTTGTTGAGCCGGTAATAGGCCCAGCCCAGGCTGTCCACGATGTAGCCGTCATTGGGCTGGGACTGGACCGCCTTCTGGATCATGCCCAGGGCGCGGTCGAGGTTCATGCCCTTGTCCACCCAGCTGTAGCCCAGGTAGTTGAGCACCTGCGGCTGGTCGGGGTTGAGGTCGAGCGCCTTGAGGAAGTCGCTCTCGGCCTTGTCCCACTCGTTGGCGCGCTCATAGGCGATGCCGCGCACATAGTAGAACCGCCAGTCCGCCGGGGCCTCGCCATTGGTGAGGTCGAGCGCCTTGGTATAGGCGTCGGCCGCCGCGATGTACTGCTTGTCCGAGCGCAGCATGTCGCCCAGCGTCGAGACCGCGTCGATGTCCTTGGGATTGGTGGCAACGATATTGCCCAGCCGGCGGATGGCCTCGCTGCGATCGCCCGTGGCGTCGAGGTTGGAAGCGACGCGGATCACTGCGGTCGGCTTCATGGGCGAACCGGTGGGGATGGCGTCGTAGAGCTTGTTGGCGGCGTCGTGCTGCCCGGCGCCATCCAGGAGCTGGCCCAGCACCAGCGAAATCACGTCGGCCTTGGGCTCGAGATAGATACCCAGGCGCAGGAACACCACAGAGAGGTCAAGGCTCCCGTCGCGGGCCAACGCCACCCCGATGCCGTGGAACATCTCGGCGGCGCCCGTCTGCACGTTGGTTGCGAACATGCCGGGGCGCTTGTGCTTGGCTAGGTCTTCCTTGACCTGGTCCACCAGCGGGTGGCTTAGCCCCTGGGCCTCGAAGTTCACCACCACGTCGATCGCATCGTCGAACTTGCCGGCATTGCCCAGGATCCGCGCATAGGCCTCGGCCACGCGCGCCACATAGGGGTCGTTCTCGTAGGCCTTCTTGGCGTAGCGGATGGCGTCGTCGGTATTACCCGTGACCTCGGCCATCAGCGCGCGGTGGAAGACGAGGAAGTCGCCCAGCCCCTGCGAGCCGAGCTCGTCCAGCAGCTTGTTGGCTTCATCCAGCTTTTTGTCGCCCACCAGCGCCCAGGCGCGCAGGATGTCGCCCGTGATGCCGGCAAAATTGTCCGAGCCCAGGTCCCGCAACGCCTCGGCCGCCGCCGCATAGCGGCGTTCCTTGAGCGCTTCTGTCGCGATGATGAGGCGCGCCAGCTGGTTGTCCGGCTGCAGCTCGAGCAGATGGCGGGCCGTGTTGGCCGCGTCCCCGATCTGCCCGTTGGCGGCATAGGCCACGAAGGCCCGCTCGATGACGGTCGGGTTCTCCCAGTCCACCTGCGCCGCCTGGCCGAAATAGCGCGCGGCGTCTGCCGTTCGCATGTCGACCATGGCCTGCTGGCCAGCCAGGAAGCTGCCTGTCGCGCTCAACGGCTTGCTTGTGAAGAAGGTCTGGGAGAGCGCTGTGGATGACATGCCCATGACGGCCACGGCAACGAGGGCCGAGCGATGGAGAATGCGCGCAACTGAAGTCACAGGGTAGGGTTCTCCCACAAATCAGCGGATTGCTGTTTAAGCCCGCAAAGATTGTCCGTTTTGAGACTGAGCCGCAAGGGGCGGTGGCGGGGTTGTGATGCTACATTCCCGAGTAGTTCGGCCCGCTGCCGCCCTCGGGTGGCACCCAGGTTATGTTCTGGGCCGGGTCTTTGATGTCACACGTCTTGCAGTGCACGCAATTGGCCGCGTGGATGCGGAAGACGGGCGCGCCCCCCTCCTCGGCCACCTCGTAGACGCCTGCCGGGCAGTAGAGCGGGGCGGGCTCGCCATACCGGGGCAGGTTGTCGCGTATCGGCACCGCCGGATCGTCGAGCACCAGGTGCACGGGCTGGTCTTCGTCATGGGAAAGATTGGCCAGGAACACCGACGCCGGCCGGTCGAATGTCGT from the Youhaiella tibetensis genome contains:
- a CDS encoding DUF4180 domain-containing protein; protein product: MRTARINDINVQFYPGDGPLLGSSADALDVIGGTYGLEIEMVAIPVGRLLPEFFELRTGLAGEFIQKLQNYWLRLAIVGDISGQVGASKSLRDFVYETNTVGRHLFVPDEAALGQQLKAL
- a CDS encoding PA0069 family radical SAM protein, encoding MALYQAPSFEALDKLAHTRDADLIDRPMVDPGQNRGRGAQSNIVGRFEKHTRETFDDGWDNVDPLPIFETIEHVERAKSVIARNESPDIGFDRSINPYRGCEHGCIYCFARQTHAYLGHSAGLDFERDIYVKVNAAEALRAELANPRYRPKPIAIGTNTDPYQPAERKHKIMRSILEVLLEARHPVTITTKSALVVRDLDLLTELAKLHLVRVAISVTTLDHKLSRKMEPRASTPSKRLEAIRLLSEAGVPTAVMAAPMIPAINDMELERILDAAAAQGAKGAGMILVRLPGEVRDLFREWLLRHFPDRVRHVLSLVRETRNGKDNDPRWGSRFTGEGPYAVLLRQRYEKAVERYGLNQKVPPLRIDLFAPAKPEDNQLSLF
- a CDS encoding 4-(cytidine 5'-diphospho)-2-C-methyl-D-erythritol kinase, giving the protein MTEAFVETAPAKINLALHIAGRRPDGYHELDSLVVFADVADEIEAFPANEDKLSISGPFGTGLTSGEGNLVLRAVAAFRATWPDHVPARLAFNLRKNLPVAAGLGGGSADAAAVLRLMASLGPALLPEHELMAVAARLGADVPMCLLSRPCRAQGVGERVTALSSFPQTHVVLVNPLVPVVTADVFRRLQVHENDGLPDLPEPLTRPAQLGIWLAETRNDLEPPAIAMVPVIGALRDTLARAPGCVLARMSGSGATVFGLFGSSTQAHQAAHDLRERWPGYWVAAAPVIQPD
- a CDS encoding tetratricopeptide repeat protein, which gives rise to MTSVARILHRSALVAVAVMGMSSTALSQTFFTSKPLSATGSFLAGQQAMVDMRTADAARYFGQAAQVDWENPTVIERAFVAYAANGQIGDAANTARHLLELQPDNQLARLIIATEALKERRYAAAAEALRDLGSDNFAGITGDILRAWALVGDKKLDEANKLLDELGSQGLGDFLVFHRALMAEVTGNTDDAIRYAKKAYENDPYVARVAEAYARILGNAGKFDDAIDVVVNFEAQGLSHPLVDQVKEDLAKHKRPGMFATNVQTGAAEMFHGIGVALARDGSLDLSVVFLRLGIYLEPKADVISLVLGQLLDGAGQHDAANKLYDAIPTGSPMKPTAVIRVASNLDATGDRSEAIRRLGNIVATNPKDIDAVSTLGDMLRSDKQYIAAADAYTKALDLTNGEAPADWRFYYVRGIAYERANEWDKAESDFLKALDLNPDQPQVLNYLGYSWVDKGMNLDRALGMIQKAVQSQPNDGYIVDSLGWAYYRLNKYDDAVRYLEQAVQLRPNDPEINDHLGDAYWRAGRTLEARFQWNIALSVDQEGNVKERVKPKLANGLDPVAATQ